A window of the Gemmatirosa kalamazoonensis genome harbors these coding sequences:
- the glp gene encoding molybdopterin molybdotransferase MoeA gives MTARGGDGPPTRLSFAEALAAVVAAAEPLPAESVPLMDALGRALADDVASPLDLPPWDNAAMDGYAVRVADVHGASRERPATLRVVGDIAAGGDASAVSLGAGDAARISTGAPVPASADAVVRVEDTEADGARVRVLSDRDVVGDRPQRRNVRPRGEDVRAGATVLERGTTIGAAAIGVLASVGRASVPVTRRPRVAIVSSGDELARVDAFDAVLAGRRIVSSNSYALTAHAWAAGADATDCGFVRDDAGALRSLLATVLARGFDAIVTSGGVSVGLHDHTRDALLALGAELRFWRVRMRPGGPFGFGVVHWGDRRVPWLGLPGNPVSALVTFELFGRPLLRRMGGHRRAFRRAVSVRVGEPVRVGATLTHFLRVTLDHDDDGHLVARLTGPQGSNLLTSMARAEALLVVPEGVQDVPAGATLHAILLGDDALDAERPPA, from the coding sequence GTGACGGCCCGCGGCGGCGACGGACCTCCGACGCGTCTCTCGTTCGCCGAGGCGCTCGCCGCCGTCGTCGCCGCCGCGGAGCCGCTGCCCGCCGAGTCGGTGCCGCTCATGGACGCGCTGGGCCGCGCGCTCGCCGATGACGTCGCGTCGCCGCTCGACCTGCCGCCGTGGGACAACGCCGCGATGGACGGCTACGCGGTGCGCGTCGCGGACGTGCACGGCGCGTCGCGAGAGCGACCGGCGACGCTGCGCGTCGTCGGCGACATCGCCGCCGGAGGCGATGCGTCGGCGGTGTCGTTAGGCGCCGGCGACGCCGCGCGCATCTCCACCGGCGCGCCCGTGCCGGCGAGCGCCGACGCCGTGGTACGCGTGGAGGACACGGAGGCCGACGGAGCGCGGGTGCGCGTGCTGAGCGACCGCGACGTCGTCGGCGACAGGCCGCAGCGCCGCAACGTGCGGCCGCGCGGCGAGGACGTGCGCGCCGGCGCCACGGTGCTGGAGCGCGGCACCACGATCGGCGCGGCGGCGATCGGCGTGCTGGCGAGCGTCGGACGCGCGAGCGTGCCGGTCACGCGCCGGCCGCGCGTCGCGATCGTGAGCTCGGGCGACGAGCTGGCGCGCGTCGACGCGTTCGACGCCGTGCTCGCGGGTCGGCGCATCGTCTCGTCGAACTCGTACGCGCTGACCGCCCACGCATGGGCGGCCGGCGCCGACGCCACCGACTGCGGCTTCGTGCGCGACGACGCGGGTGCGCTGCGCAGCCTGCTCGCGACGGTGCTCGCGCGCGGCTTCGACGCGATCGTGACGTCGGGGGGCGTGTCGGTCGGCCTTCACGACCACACGCGCGACGCGCTGCTCGCGTTAGGCGCGGAGCTGCGCTTCTGGCGCGTGCGCATGCGCCCCGGCGGGCCGTTCGGTTTCGGCGTGGTGCACTGGGGCGACCGTCGCGTGCCGTGGCTCGGCCTTCCCGGCAACCCGGTCTCGGCGCTCGTCACGTTCGAGCTGTTCGGGCGGCCGCTGCTGCGCCGCATGGGCGGGCACCGTCGTGCGTTCCGACGGGCGGTGAGCGTGCGCGTGGGTGAGCCGGTGCGCGTGGGCGCGACGCTCACGCACTTCCTGCGCGTCACGCTCGACCACGACGACGACGGCCATCTCGTCGCGCGGCTCACGGGGCCGCAGGGCTCCAACCTGCTCACGTCGATGGCGCGGGCCGAGGCGCTGCTCGTCGTGCCCGAGGGCGTGCAGGACGTGCCCGCCGGCGCGACGCTGCACGCGATCCTCCTCGGCGACGACGCGCTCGACGCGGAACGGCCGCCGGCGTGA